The genomic window GGATGCGTGTGCATCCAGTGGCGAGTGGACAGACCTCAGTTAGCAGGGGTCCAGGGCTGATAGTCGCCGGTCGCCTTCGGCCGCCGGCCGCTGGCGAGCGTCGAGCCCGAGGGACGGTAGGCCTTCGCCGTGCCGGTGAGATTCGGCTGGTGCGGCTTTTCCCACTCGCGCGGCTGGTAGTTGGCCTCGGTCGGCGGCACATCGACGACGTGATGAATCCAGCCGTGCCAGGACGGCGGGATGCGACTCGCCTCGGCATAGCCGTTATAGACCACCCAGCGCCGCTCGAAGCCGAGCGTCGGATCGATGGCCCCGCCGCGGGTCCGATAATAGAGATTGCCCTGCTCGTCCTGGCCGACCAGCTCCCCGTATCGCTTGGTCCAAAGTTGCGTGCCAAACGTCTGGCCATTCCACCAGGTGAAGAACTTGAGGAAGAATTGTTTCATGCGGCAAGGGCCCTGCTTCGTCGGGTCCTGATGCCATCCGGGCGCAGAAATGTCCAGTTCGGCAGGGACAGCCGTGCTCTCCGCAAATGAGGGGGCCCCCGGCACGGGCCTGCCGCAAATCGGACGCGATCTGTTCATCCCGGGTACAGCGCTCAGGTGAGACGCTTCCTGCACGCATGCAAACCGGCGTGATCCAGGAACCACTGCCATTTCGCAGGGTTGGCTTCCGGGAAAGGAGCTCGATCATGAAAAGTCTGAAAGTTTTGAGTGCCGCCGCGGCCATGGCGCTGGTTCTTCCGCTGGCGAGCCCGAGCTTTGCTCAGAATCGTCCTACCGTGGGCGGTGGCGGCCATGTCGGCGGCGGTGGAGGCGGAGGCGGCGCACGCATGGGTGGCGGTGGCGGCGGCAGTTTTGCGGCTGGCCCCGCGGCGCGTCCAAGCGGTGGCAGTTTCGCAGCTGGCCCCGCGGCACGTCCAAGCAGTGGCAGTTTCGCGGCCGGCACCGCGGTACGTCCAAGCGGCGGGAGTTTCGCGGCCGGCACGGTGAGCCGACCCGCGATCTCGCCGACCTTCAGCGGCACCCGCAGCGTCGCAACCGCCCCGTCCGGCACCTGGAGCGGCGGTACTTGGAGCGGCGGCTGGCGCCATCATCATCGCGGTGGCTTCTGGCCCGGCTTCGCGGCAGGCGCCGCGATCGGCGGCCTCGGCTCGTACGCCTATTACGGCGGCGGCTATGGCTATTACGACGACCCCTACTACTACGGCGACAGCTACTATTATGATGAGCCGTCAGTGGCGGTTGTGCCGGACAGCGGCGGCGACTCCGCGGCCTATTGCGCGCAGCGCTACAGATCGTACGACCCGGCTTCGGGCACCTACCTCGGCTATGACGGCCTGCGTCATCCCTGCCCCTAAGCCGATCGATGACATTTGAAGCAAAGGCGTCGCAGCGATGCGGCGCCTTTCGCGTGTCGATCGACCCTCACGGCTTTGCGGAAACGTTACTCGCCGAGTGTGACGCCCCCTATGCGACGACGCAGGCGGACCTTTATGCACTGCGCCGTGCATATCTACGTTGACCCAATCCAAAATTGACCCGACCCACGATTCGCGGATATCACAAACCTCAGTGGGGACTTCGATTACTGGGAAGTGTCATGCCGCGTATTCTCGTGGTTGATGACGATCCGATGGTCGGCGCGACCATCGAGGTCCTCCTCCAACGTCAGGGCTTCGACGTCACGTTGACCGACGGCGGAGAAGCGGGATTGGCTGCGCTCGAAACACAGACTTTCGACGTGATGCTGGTCGACATCTTCATGCCGCACATGCGCGGCTTCGAGTCCATCCGCATCTTTCACGAGCGGGCGCCCGCCACGCCGCTGATCGCGATGTCCGGCTACGCCTTCGCCTCGTCCGCCTCGCCTTCCCCCGACTTTCTCCGCATGGCGCTGGAGCTCGGCGCGACCCGCTGCCTGCGCAAGCCGTTCACGCCGGACGCGCTGCTGACCACGATCCGGGAATGCCTCACCGGCGCGGGCGGGAGCGCACAGCCGAAGGACAAGAAAGAAGCCCCTTGATCCCAACGCAGCGCGTCATTCTCGGTGCTGGACTTGCCATCCTCCTGATCATTACGGCAGCCTCGATCGCCCTCGACGTCAAGTCGCGGTCCGATGCGGCATGGGTCAATCACACCGTCCAGGTGCAGAAGAAGATCTCCGATCTGCGCGTGCTGATGCGCCGCGCCGAGAGCGCAGCGCGCGGCTACGAGCTCTATCGCAGCCCGGGCTTCAACGACGAGTTTCAGGCGGTACGTGCCCAGATCGCGCCGGCCCTCGCCGACCTCAAGCGCGACGTGCGCGATAGTCAGGATCAGGTGGCGCTATTGGAGGGCACCGAGCCGCTGGCGCTGCGCCGGGTCGAGATCGCCGCCGCAGCGATGCGCCTGCGTGCCGAGAACGATCAGGCCGGCATTGCCGCGCTCAACAGCAAGGCCGAGGGTCGCGGCCTCATGGATACGGTGATGGGCAATCTCGACCATTTGAGCGCCCAGGAAGAGCGCCTGCTCGCAGCGCGCTCCCAGGACTCGCGCCGCACCGGGACCGTGCTGCTCGGCATCGACGTTGCAGGCGCCGTGCTGATCCTGCTCCTGGTCGCGCTGGTGATGCGCGAGAGCCAGCGCGCCACGGTACAGCTCCAGAGCACGCTGACAGAGACCACGGCCGCCAAGGAGGCACTCGAGGCGGCGGTGGCCGAGCGCACCGAGCATCTTGTCGCAGCCCATGACGAGCTGCGCCTGTCGGTCAACGTGCTCCAGAGCACCTTTCGCAGCATGGCGGAAGCGGTGCTGGTCATCGACACCGAGGGTGCCGTCCTGCTGTCCAATCCGGCCGCCGAGCGCATCTTGTTACATCGCGCTGGCATGAATTTGCGCAATCTGCGCGCGCTGTCCGACGTCTATCACGGCGACGGTGTCACGCCGCTGAAGGCCGACGAACTGCCGTCGACACGCGTGCTGCGCGGCGAGCACTTCGAAGAGCTGGAGATGATCGTCCGGCCGCACAGCGGCAATCCTCCCCGCCATCTCATGATCAGCGGCCGGCCGATGCTGGACGGGCAAGGCAATATCTCGGGTGCGGTGCTGGTCTATCATGATGCCACCACCTCGCGCGAAACCGAGCGGCAGCTGTACCAGTCGCAGAAGCTGGATGCGATCGGCAAGCTGACCGGCGGCGTCGCGCACGACTTCAACAACATGCTGACCGTGATCTCCGGCAACACCGAGACGCTGGTGGAGAGCCTGAACGGCCAGCCCGAGCTCCAGCGCACGGCACGACTGATCGACGATGCCGCCGAGCGCTGCGCCGAGCTGATCCAGCATTTGCTGGCGTTCGCGCGCAGGCAGCCGCTCCAGCCGCGCAACGTCGAGATCAGCACTGCGGTCGCGGACATCGCAAAACTGCTTCGCCCTACCCTCGGCGAGCAGATCCAGATCGAGACCGTGCTGGAACAGGGGCCGATGACGACGCACATCGATCCGTCCCGGCTCACCAATGCCGTGCTCAACATGGCGATCAACGCCCGCGACGCCATGCCGAACGGCGGCAAGCTACTGTTCGAGGCCCACCGGGTCGTGCTCGACGAGGCCTATGCGCAGAACAATCCGGACGTGCGGCCTGGTCCTTACGTGATGCTCGCCGTCAGCGATACCGGCACGGGCATGCCGGCCGAAGTCCAGCAGAAGGCGTTCGAGCCGTTCTTCACCACCAAGGAGGTCGGCAAGGGCTCGGGCCTCGGCCTGTCCATGGTCTATGGCTTCGTCAAGCAGTCCGGCGGCCACATCAAGATCTACAGCGAGGAAGGCCACGGCACCACGATCAAGCTCTATCTGCCGCCGGGCGAAGGCACGGCGGACATGGCCGCTCCCGTCGCGCCGCAGGCCGAAGGCGGCGCCGAGACCATTTTCGTGGTCGAGGACGACACGCTGGTGCGCAACTTCGTCACCGCGCAGCTCCAGAGCCTCGGCTACAAGACGGTGGCCGCGCCCGACAGCCGGGCCGCGCTGCAATTGATCGAGGCCGGCCAGCCGTTCGATCTGCTCTTCACCGACATCGTCATTCCCGGCGGCATGAGCGGCCGCGAGCTCGCCGAGGAGGTGGCCAAGCGCCGGCCGGGCCTGAAGGTGCTCTATACCTCCGGCTACACCGACAACGCCATCGTCCACCACGGCAAGCTCGACGACGGCGTGATGCTGCTGACCAAACCCTACCGCCGCAACCAGCTCGCCGAGATGATCAGAAAGGCGCTGAACGGCGGGGTGGCGGCGAGCTAGCGCGTCGCCAGGACAACGGCTCCAAGCGTGAAGATCAGCGCCGCGATCTGCCCTGCCCCGAGCGGCTCGCCGAGCGCGATCGCCGAGGTGACGACGCCGATGACAGGCACCGCCATGGTGCCGATCGCGGCGACCGAGGCCGGCAGGCGCGCCAGCGCGGCGAACCAGCTGACATAGGCGATACAGAACTGCCCGACGACCGAATAGACCAGCAGCCACCAGCCGACCGGCGTCACCTGCGAAAGATGCGTGGTCTCGACCAAGAGGCCGATGATCGAGATCGGCAGGCAGCCGATCCCGATCTGCCAGGCCGCGGCCGTGATCGGCGGCAGGTGGATCGGGTACTTCTTCGAGAAAACCGTGCCGACGGCAAAGCCGAGCGCGCCGCACAGCGCCATGATGATGCCCGGCAGCTTTTCTGCGCTGGCAGCAATGCCGTTACCGCCCATGATCGAGGCAAGGCCGGCAAAGGCCATCACCAGCCCCAGCGTGCGCAAGACCGTGGGCCGCTCACCCAGCAGCGGCCAGGCGATGATCGAGGCCCAGACCGGCATGGTGTAGGCGATCAGCGCCGCCTCGCTCGCCGGCAGCCAGAGCAGCGCCAGGCCCATCAGCACCATCCAGCCGGTGACGTTGAGCACGGCGGCGGTCAGCAGGCGCGGCCAGATCGCGCCCTCAACCTGCAAGCTCTGCCGGCGCATCACCGCCAGCAGCGCCAGCAGCACCGCGCCGAGCACGCCGGTCACCCCGCGTAGCGTCAGCGGCGGCAGCTCGGCGAGCAGGAATTTCGTCACCGGCCAGTTGAAGCCCCAGCCGATCGAGGTGATCGCGAGGAACATCAGGCCGGCCGGGGCGATGCGCGGTCGCTGCACCGGCCTCGTCGAATCATGCATGGGGGCATTCCGGCAAAATCGGGCTCAGCTTGGCGCGGATTCGCCGCGCAAACCACCACCTGGGCCGGCATGCCTGCCCTCACCTTCCGTAGGGCTACGTGAGTCCCGCTGACGCAATCCCATCGCCCAAAAATATAGCTGCCCTGTGAACAGCGGGATGAAGGGTTGCGAACAGCACAGCATGCAAATTTTTTCGGTTGGGAATCCCTGAGGACTCACTGATACTTGGCTCCACAACAGGCGCGGCCGAGACCCCTGTTATCCCCGACAATCCACCATATTTAGTATTTGATTCAGGAACTCGCACTAGTTCTTGACGGGCGCAACGGAGAGTCCTAGCTTTCGGACCGTTCGGCGCGAGTGAGTTTGCGTCCCGCCGGCACTCCCCCAAAGGGTCTCGCAAATCTCAGCTCCGCCGGCCAGCCAAAGGCAGCGGGATGAGGGCTTGTCTGCCCTCGGATAGCGGACTTTTCGGGCGCCAGAACGGGCCGGCAACAGGCTCGGAAGGCAGACTTCACGGTGGTGCGAAGTAGCACCTGCGTGAAGTGAGAGAAGTAGAGGCGGTGTGGGCGTTGAACGCATGTCGGGCGCATCCCCTTGGGGGCGGATGGGTCTGGGCATGCCGGCGGATGTGAGGTGCGTGCACCGAACAATCGCGCCGGGAGAACAAGGGCCGGGTCCACCGGCTGAACTGCGATGCCCAGAGGCCGAACGGCCAACAGGACTCGCGAAGCGAAATGTGACCGGGACGCCTGAACGGAGGCGGTTCGGTCAAAGATAAGGACGGGGCAAGACCATGCGGATTGAGCGGCGCCACACCACGGTAGGACAGTCACCTTATGCGGGAATCGATTTCCGGCTGACCACGTCGGAGATTCGCAATCCCGACGGCTCGGTCGTGTTCAAGCTCGACAATGTCGAGGTGCCGACCGAATGGTCGCAGGTCGCCTCCGACGTGCTGGCCCAGAAATACTTCCGCAAGGCCGGCGTCGCCGCGCGCCTGAAGAAGGTCGAGGAGGAATCCGTCCCCTCGTTCCTGTGGCGTTCCGTGCCCGACACCGAGGCGCTTTCCGCCCTGCCCGAGAAAGAGCGCTATGTCAGCGAGCTCAGCGCCAAGCAGGTGTTCGACCGCCTCGCCGGCTGCTGGACCTATTGGGGCTGGAAGGGCGGCTATTTCTCCACGGATGAAGACGCCCAGGCCTTCTACGACGAGCTCCGCTACATGCTCGCCATGCAGATGGTCGCGCCGAACTCGCCGCAATGGTTCAACACCGGCCTGCACTGGGCCTATGGCATCGACGGCCCCGGCCAGGGCCATTATTACGTCGACCCCTTCACCGGCAAGCTGACCAAGTCCAAGTCGGCCTATGAGCATCCGCAGCCGCATGCCTGCTTCATCCAGGGCGTCGGTGACGATCTCGTCAACGAGGGCGGCATCATGGACCTCTGGGTCCGCGAAGCCCGCCTGTTCAAATACGGCTCCGGCACCGGCTCCAACTTCTCACGTCTGCGCGGCGAAGGCGAAAAGCTCTCCGGCGGCGGTCGCTCGAGCGGCCTGATGAGCTTCCTCAAGATCGGCGACCGCGCGGCCGGCGCCATCAAGAGCGGCGGCACCACGCGCCGCGCGGCCAAGATGGTCGTCGTCGACGTCGATCACCCCGACATCGAGACCTATATCGACTGGAAGGTGAAGGAGGAGCAGAAGGTCGCCGCCCTCGTCACCGGATCCAAGATCAACCAGAAGCACCTCAAGGCGGTGCTGAAGGCCTGCGTCAACTGCGAAGGCTCGGGCGACGATTGCTTCGATCCCGAGAAGAACCCGGCGCTCCGCCGCGAGATCAAGCTCGCCCGGCGCAGCCTCGTGCCCGACAATTACATCAAGCGCGTCATCCAGTTCGCCAAGCAGGGCTACAAGGACATCCAGTTCGAGACCTACGACACCGACTGGGATAGCGAAGCCTATCTCACGGTTTCGGGCCAGAACTCCAACAACTCGGTCTCGCTGAAGGACGATTTCCTGCGCGCCGTGGAAACGGACGGTGACTGGAATCTCAACGCCCGCACCTCCAAGAAGGTGACGAAGACGCTGAAGGCGCGCGACCTCTGGGAGAAGATCGGCTACGCCGCCTGGGCCTCGGCCGACCCGGGCCTGCACTTCAATACCACGATGAACGACTGGCACACCTGCAAGGCGTCCGGCGACATCCGCGCGTCCAATCCGTGTTCGGAATACATGTTCCTGGACGACACGGCGTGCAACCTCGCTTCCGCCAATCTGCTGACGTTCTATAACACCACGACCAAGCTGTTCGACGTCGCGGGCTATGAGCATCTCTGCCGGCTCTGGACCCTCGTGCTCGAAATCTCGGTGATGATGGCGCAGTTTCCGTCGAAGGCGATCGCCGAGCTCTCCTACGAGTTCCGCACGCTCGGCCTCGGCTACGCCAATATCGGCGGCCTCTTGATGACCATGGGCCTACCCTATGACTCAAAGGAAGGCCGTGCGCTCTGCGGCGCGCTGACCGCCGTGATGACCGGCATCACCTACAAGACCTCGGCCGAGATCGCGGCCGAGCTCGGCACCTTCCCGGGCTACAAGAAGAACGCCGCGCACATGCTGCGCGTGATCCGCAACCACCGCCGCGCCGCGCATGGCGAGGCCTCCGGCTACGAGGCGCTCTCGGTCAACCCGGTGCCGCTCGATCACGCCTCCTGCCCGCAACAAGACCTGGTCGCGCATGCCAAGGCGGCCTGGGATGCGGCGCTCGCGCTCGGCGAGCAGCACGGCTATCGCAATGCTCAGACCACTGTCATCGCGCCCACCGGCACGATCGGCCTAGTCATGGATTGCGACACCACCGGCATCGAGCCCGACTTCGCCCTGGTGAAGTTCAAGAAGCTCGCCGGCGGCGGCTACTTCAAGATCATCAACCGCGCGGTCCCCGCAGCGCTGCGCGCGCTCGGCTATCGCGAGAGCGAGATCGCGGAGATCGAGGCCTATGCCGTCGGCCACGGCTCGCTCTCCAATGCGCCGGGCATCAACGCCTCGACCCTCAAGGCGAAGGGCTTCACCGATGAAGCCATCGCCAAGGTCGAAAAAGCGCTGCCGACCGCCTTCGACATCAAGTTCGCCTTCAACAAGTGGACCTTTGGCGAAGACTTCATCCGCGACCAGCTCGGCATTGGCGCTGAAGCCATTGCCGCGCCGGGCTTCGACCTGCTCCAGGCCGTCGGCTTCACCAAGCGCGAGATCGAGGCGGCCAACGTCCACATCTGCGGCGCGATGACGGTGGAAGGCGCCCCGCACCTCAAGGCCGAGCACTATCCGGTGTTCGACTGCGCCAACCCCTGCGGCAAGGTCGGCAAGCGCTACCTGTCGGTCGAGAGCCACATCCGCATGATGGCGGCAGCGCAGCCCTTCATCTCGGGCGCGATCTCCAAGACCATCAACATGCCGAACGACGCCACGGTGGAGGACTGCAAGTCCGCCTACATGCTGTCATGGAAGCTCGCGCTGAAGGCCAACGCGCTCTACCGCGACGGCTCCAAGCTCAGCCAGCCGCTCAACTCGCAGCTCATCAGCGACGATGAGGACGAGGACGAGGCGGTCGAGCAGCTCTACGAGAAGCCGATGGCCGCACGCGCGACCCAGGTCTCGGAGAAGATCGTCGAGAAGCTGGTCGAGCGCATCATCGTGATGCGCGAGCGCGAGAAGATGCCGGATCGCCGCAAGGGCTACACCCAGAAGGCGGTGGTCGGCGGCCACAAAGTCTATCTTCGCACCGGCGAGTATGACGACGGCCGTCTCGGTGAGATCTTCATCGACATGCACAAGGAAGGCGCGGCGCTCCGCTCCTTCATCAACAACTTCGCCATCGCGGTGTCGCTCGGCCTGCAATACGGCGTGCCGCTGGACGAATATGTCGACGCCTTCACCTTCACCCGCTTCGAGCCGGCGGGCCCCGTGCAGGGCAACGACAGCATCAAGTACGCGACCTCGATCCTCGACTACGTCTTCCGCGAGCTGGCGGTGAGCTACCTCTCCCGCTTCGACCTCGCCCACGTCGATCCCAACGAGACGGGTTTTGACGCGCTCGGCAAGGGCGTCGAGGAAGGCAAGGAGCCGGACGAGGACGGCGGCCACCACGCGACAAAACTGGTCTCGCGCGGCCTCACCCGCTCGCGCACCGACAACCTGTTCGTGATGCGCGGCGGCTCGACCGCGGTCTCGCAAGGCAACGACAGCGCTCCCGCCGGCGGCAGCAAGGTCACCGCCCTGGCCTCGCACGGCACGTCAGCCCGTGTCGGCGACGCCCTCGAAGGCGCCGTCGCCCTGAAGCAGGAAGCCAGCCACGACCTCTCCCCGACGGAGAAGCTCGAGCAGCTGCAGTGGAGCAAGGCCGGCACCGCCGCAACCGCCGCCCCCTCTAAGGCCGAGCGCCGCGCCGAAGCGAAAGCCAAGGGCTACGAGGGCGAGATGTGCTCAGAGTGCGGCAACTTCACGCTGGTGCGGAATGGGACCTGCATGAAGTGCGATACGTGCGGAAGCACCACGGGGTGTTCGTGAGCACCACGTTATAGTCACAACCTGACGAGACCCGCTGATCGACTCAGCGGGTCTTTTGCGATTGGTTCCTAGGGAACGTTCAGTTGCAAAGGTGCCTGTCGCGGGTGAGCAAACGATGAAGTTTCGACTTTTATACGAAGGTCCGATCGCACCAAGGCAACGGGCTAGCCTTGTCGACATCCATTCGATCCGGACCGCTCTCGCTCCTCAAATTCGCGAGCTGTGGCAGCACTCACCTCTGAGAAGTGACGCAGAAAAGATGCTAAAGGAACAATATGACATTCCAGCAAGTCAAATCGGTATCCTAGAAACGCGCGGCACGACCGTCTTTGCACCTCTGGTTTCGAAGCGCCTAGATTTGATGTGCGAACTCGACATTGTTTTTTTGCGCAGGCAAGCGCCGGGTCAATTGATCGGCGAAGGCGGGGATATTGATAATCGGATCAAGACCCTTCTCGATGCGTTGTCGATGCCGCCGCCAGCGCAACAAAAGCACTTCGAAAATGCAGTTTCGAGCGACCCGATCCACTGCTTGCTGCAGGACGATTCCCTGGTCACCAAGTTATCTGTAGAAACAGATCGCCTCCTGAGGCCCGCCGAGAACGAACACGATCTAGTAGCAATCATCGGAGCTAAGATTTCCGCAAGCCGCTTGACTTTCATAAATATCGGTATCGTGAACTAAGAGTGTCGGGCCCGCAGGATAGGTTGAAAATTCCTACAAGATTATTTCGGATGAGGCTGCGCTAAGGCTCGAAAACTTAGCTCGTAGGATGGATTGAACACTTGCGAAACCCAGCATTCGATGGTGGCAATCGATGGGTTTCGCCGCTCTTCTAAGGCGGCATCAAAGGCCGCAATCCCGCAGGTGTCTGGATCGGCGACTTTTTGCCGGATGCATCGAAGGCGCAACGGCAAAATCTCACCACATAGCCGCCACGCAAGCGACAGCCCACTATCGCGATTTGAGCGCAAACGCGGCGGAGGCTCGCGGCTTCAGCGATATTCAGGAGCCATTTGCAATGTTGAGTGCGGTAGAAAACAAGCCAACGGGAAAATCCGGCCGGCGTGGCGGGAAGAAGAAGGCCAGGCAACGGTCCGGGGCCGACGAGCAACAAGCAACTGCAGCGCATCAATTGCCGGATGCCTCGGCGGGGATCAGCCAAGAGAACAGGCAACAGAACAGGCAAGAGACCAAGCAAGAGGTAGAGGCGAGCCGACAGAGCAGTGCGGAGGTACCCCCGGCTGCCGCCTTGCCGTCCGGGATGGAGATCGTTGCCAGCGCGCCCGTCGCACCGGTGGAACCCTCCCAGGCCAGCCCGCAGGCGATTGCCGATGCCTATAGCGGCTACATCAGGACCTCCGTTGAGCACGCCTGGGCCTTCCTGGGAAAGCTCGCGACAGCGCGCTCACCCGTCGAGGCCTTCGAGCTTCAGATGGAGTACGCGAAACAGGCGTGTGAATCGTTCGTCGCCGAGTCCCAGAAGATCGCCGGGTTGCATGAACAAATGACCATACAAAGGGTCATGCATTTTGAGGGGTTCGTGGCCAGGCTCACCCAGACGACGCTCGAAATCCGCGCGACGCGTCACTAACGACAGCTGCGTATTTCGACGGTGCGGGGACAGGATGCCCGTACGATGGGTACGTTGATCGGCTTCGCTCCGCTCGATTCATACTGCGAACTGCGCTTTGCGCAGTCGCGGTACTAGCCCCTACGCGCTCACGCCCGCCCCACTCCCGCGCCCGCCATAATTTTTCCTTTGCACATGCGTTGTGTTGGACAGCGGCGAGACCTATCCTTCCAGTGATCGGACTGCCTCCCATTGACGCCCGACCGGATGGAGAGCGCATCGGTGCCTGAAACGAACGACCCCAACCCTGATAGCGACAAGCCTGATACCGCCAAGCCGGATGCGCCCAAGCCTGACACTGCCAAGCCGGATGAGGCGCGCGCCGATGGCGGGCTGACGCGGGCCTACGACCGGATCAAGAGCGCAGAGGAAGAACTGGCGCGACTGGACCGGCTGGTTTCCGGAATGGAACGCGACAGCGAAGGCCAGCGGACCTCGCACGCAAGCGCCAGTGCGACGGCAGCCGCAACTTCCGGAAACAAGGCGCCGACGCCGGATGCCAAAGTTCCGAATGCCGCGGTTCGCGATCCAGGCTTGAAGGGAGACCGGACCATGGTGCGCGCTTTGGTCGGCCTCGTGCTGGCGATCGGCCTGCTCGGTGCCGCCTTCGCTTCGCAATATCGCGATGAGGCCAAATCGATCAGCCAGTCGATCATGGCACGATGGGCTCCGGCGGCCGCTAGCCCGCCCCCGCAAGCGTCCGCGGTGGAAAGTCCGGCGCAGCCGCCGACCGTGCAACTGGCTGCTGCTGATGAGCCGAGCCCGGTGCCCGCGCCGCCGGTCGCCAAGGACACGGAAAGCGCCGCAAAGCCTGCCGCCGCAACGCCAGCGCCCGACCCGTCATCGTCTGATCTCGCGCAATCGCTCAAGGCCATCACGAGCGAGCTTGCGAGCATCAACGGCAAGCTCGAGCAACTGAAAAGCCGCAACGACCAGACCCTGCGTGAGCAGGCCGACACCATTCAACAGCTCAAGGCGGCGCAGGAGAAGGATGCGGCGGACAATGCGCGCCTTGCCGCACAGGTCCAGGCGCTGCAAACGCAACTCACCGCTTCATCCGCGTCTGCAGCCACCAAGCCCGTCGCGCGGAGCGTGATGAACAACGATGCGCATGCCCGGCCGCACGTACCAGCGGCCGAACCCCGACGGCCCAGACCGCCGCGAGGCCCCTGGATGCCTCCGCCCTATATGGCCGACCCTTACGGCTATCCGGATTGGTGAACCCGCAAGGCGCGGGCTTGTTTCCCGAAGGCGCGATTGGATTTGAAGCCCGTAAGCGGGTAGATGCCTTGCGAAACCCATCATTCGATGATCGACGTTGATGGGTTTCGCTAGAGCACACCCCATCTTACGAGCTACCGAAGCATTCGAAGCGGCTCGAACGACGTACTCAGGCTGACGAACACAGGCTCGGGAGTCAAACTGGTGACACCAATTCTGAGTTCGGGAAAGTAAATGTGAAACATGCGATCGGTCTGGCCACTCGTGACATCCGTGAACTTGACCTCGCCGCGGTACACGGCAAGCGCACACGATCCGATCGTCGTTTCCCCGGCCGAAACGAACGTGTAGTCGACGCCCTGCTCGACCTGCCGCGCCGTGCCGTTCCGATACTTGAAGGTCCAGGAGACCTTGTATGATACGCTGTGCCGGTGATCGTTGTCCTCGATCACGATGCCGGAGTACCTGTGCTGCGCTTCCTGATCCGGTACCTTGTCCACCGTGGATGTCAGGGAGGATGCGATTCCGAATCCGTTGATGGTTTCCGCCTTGCTGATGTTGATGCCATGCGGTGTGGTCTGCCGTGTCCAGAGCACCGCCGTTTTCCCGGCTTCCCTGTAGACCTGATAGGCCTGCTCAAATCTGTCGAACCTGACGACGAGCTCAACCGGGACTGTCGTAGACTTGATCTTGCTGCAGTCCATCGACTGCGCAAGGACCACCGTCGGGACCCCGAACAGCACCAGAGCGACAACGTTTACGGCAAGTCGCAAACGAGCTCCGCTTCGGTTTCCGGGAATAGCGCGCAAG from Bradyrhizobium zhanjiangense includes these protein-coding regions:
- a CDS encoding NADH:ubiquinone oxidoreductase subunit NDUFA12, with the translated sequence MKQFFLKFFTWWNGQTFGTQLWTKRYGELVGQDEQGNLYYRTRGGAIDPTLGFERRWVVYNGYAEASRIPPSWHGWIHHVVDVPPTEANYQPREWEKPHQPNLTGTAKAYRPSGSTLASGRRPKATGDYQPWTPAN
- a CDS encoding BA14K family protein, translating into MKSLKVLSAAAAMALVLPLASPSFAQNRPTVGGGGHVGGGGGGGGARMGGGGGGSFAAGPAARPSGGSFAAGPAARPSSGSFAAGTAVRPSGGSFAAGTVSRPAISPTFSGTRSVATAPSGTWSGGTWSGGWRHHHRGGFWPGFAAGAAIGGLGSYAYYGGGYGYYDDPYYYGDSYYYDEPSVAVVPDSGGDSAAYCAQRYRSYDPASGTYLGYDGLRHPCP
- a CDS encoding response regulator gives rise to the protein MPRILVVDDDPMVGATIEVLLQRQGFDVTLTDGGEAGLAALETQTFDVMLVDIFMPHMRGFESIRIFHERAPATPLIAMSGYAFASSASPSPDFLRMALELGATRCLRKPFTPDALLTTIRECLTGAGGSAQPKDKKEAP
- a CDS encoding CHASE3 domain-containing protein, which translates into the protein MIPTQRVILGAGLAILLIITAASIALDVKSRSDAAWVNHTVQVQKKISDLRVLMRRAESAARGYELYRSPGFNDEFQAVRAQIAPALADLKRDVRDSQDQVALLEGTEPLALRRVEIAAAAMRLRAENDQAGIAALNSKAEGRGLMDTVMGNLDHLSAQEERLLAARSQDSRRTGTVLLGIDVAGAVLILLLVALVMRESQRATVQLQSTLTETTAAKEALEAAVAERTEHLVAAHDELRLSVNVLQSTFRSMAEAVLVIDTEGAVLLSNPAAERILLHRAGMNLRNLRALSDVYHGDGVTPLKADELPSTRVLRGEHFEELEMIVRPHSGNPPRHLMISGRPMLDGQGNISGAVLVYHDATTSRETERQLYQSQKLDAIGKLTGGVAHDFNNMLTVISGNTETLVESLNGQPELQRTARLIDDAAERCAELIQHLLAFARRQPLQPRNVEISTAVADIAKLLRPTLGEQIQIETVLEQGPMTTHIDPSRLTNAVLNMAINARDAMPNGGKLLFEAHRVVLDEAYAQNNPDVRPGPYVMLAVSDTGTGMPAEVQQKAFEPFFTTKEVGKGSGLGLSMVYGFVKQSGGHIKIYSEEGHGTTIKLYLPPGEGTADMAAPVAPQAEGGAETIFVVEDDTLVRNFVTAQLQSLGYKTVAAPDSRAALQLIEAGQPFDLLFTDIVIPGGMSGRELAEEVAKRRPGLKVLYTSGYTDNAIVHHGKLDDGVMLLTKPYRRNQLAEMIRKALNGGVAAS
- a CDS encoding DMT family transporter, whose protein sequence is MHDSTRPVQRPRIAPAGLMFLAITSIGWGFNWPVTKFLLAELPPLTLRGVTGVLGAVLLALLAVMRRQSLQVEGAIWPRLLTAAVLNVTGWMVLMGLALLWLPASEAALIAYTMPVWASIIAWPLLGERPTVLRTLGLVMAFAGLASIMGGNGIAASAEKLPGIIMALCGALGFAVGTVFSKKYPIHLPPITAAAWQIGIGCLPISIIGLLVETTHLSQVTPVGWWLLVYSVVGQFCIAYVSWFAALARLPASVAAIGTMAVPVIGVVTSAIALGEPLGAGQIAALIFTLGAVVLATR